The stretch of DNA GGATCAATCCGCCCGACCCAAACAGGCCCGATGAGCGTTGGCCTCTGGTGCCGGGGGATGTGCGTGATGTCGACTACGGGAAGCACATCACCGGCGAGGTTGATGTCCTCGCGGGCGGGCCGCCCTGTCAGCCGTTCAGCCTTGGCGGTGCCCACAAGGGCGTGGAAGACGAGCGGAACATGTTTCCGGAGATGTTCCGTGCCATTCGGGAGTTGAGTCCGAAGGCAGTAATTTGCGAGAACGTACGTGGTCTTCTCCGTCCCTCTTTTAAGCCATACTTTAAATATATCCTGAACGAGATGCGTCTGCCATTCGAGAAGCGGAGTGAGGAGGCATCGTGGGAAGACCATAACGAAATTCTTGAAAAGCTGATCGCCAATGAAGACGTTGAGCCGTCGAAGCGGTACTTCGTGCGGGAAATGGAAGTAAACGCAGCTGACTATGGTGTACCGCAGATCCGGAATCGAGTGATCATAGTCGCGTTCCGGGCCGACCTAAATGTCAACTGGGGTGCCTTCATGCCCAAGGAGACGCACTCCGAGGAATCAATGATCCACTCCATGCGGGAAGGTGGATCCTACTGGACGGAGCGACACAAGGAGGTGCCCCCAGAAGTCCGAAAGCGTGTGATCGCCAATCTTCCTAAACTCAACTATGAGGATCCGAAGGTAAAGCAAAAGCTGACGCTTACGCCGTGGCGCACTCTGCGCGACGCCATCGTGGGAATTGACGAGAATGAGGGAAGGCCGCTTCCGTATGTTACGGCGGAAGCTGTCAAAAACAAGTTTGAAATCGGTGGCATTCGCGATCACATTGGGTGGCCCGGGGCCCGTACGTACGCCGGGCACACTCCGAATGTGCTGGATCGGCCGGCGAAGACCGTGAAGGCCGGTGTGCATGGCGTGCCGGGCGGCGAATCAGTCATGCAGCTCGACGACGTCGACTTCGTCAACGATGGTGGCGGAACCGGATACCGATACATGACCGTTCGGGAGGCCGCGCGGGTCATGACCTTCCCTGACCACGTGGTCCTCGACGGACCTCGGGGCGAGAAGATGCGGCAGTTGGGCAACGCTGTACCGGTGAAGCTCGGTGCCGTCTTCTCTCAGGCCGTCGCCGAAGCGCTCAAGTCCGTAGGGGCTCTGAAGGACCCGGAGAAGCGGAAGTGACCGAAGCCGCCCACGATAGGCAGAGGCGTTGGAAGGACCGAATGCCTCCCGAACGGGTGTGGAAGCCCCGAGCGGGCATGACCAAGGCATCCCGAGTGGCTGAGCAGGACCGAGCCGCTGGTGGCCGCCACTCGCGGGCGGTCGATGTCGGTGAGGGGAGGTACGCCCGCGCGTCGGTCGCGCTGCGCCTCTACCGCAGCACTCGTCGCATCCGCGCCTATCTGCGGTGGTCACAGGAGGGCCAGACGCGGGAACGCTATGTCGGTGAAGTGAACGCGGCGACGCGCGCCGCGAACTTGGCGCAAGCCTGGGCGATGGCGCGGGCCGCCGGGTACGTATCCGTTGAGACCGTCCCACCCAACTCGTGGGCATCATCACCGGCGTCTCGTGCGGTCATGTCCGCCAACAAGGGACGGGATACGAAGCCGGAACGTCTCCTACGGTCCGCTCTTCACCGCAAAGGGCTTCGCTATCGGGTCTCAGCGAGGCCGATCGCAGACCTTCGGCGTACGGCCGATGTCGTGTTCACCAAGACCCGTGTGGCCGTGTTCGTTGATGGCTGTTTTTGGCACGGTTGCCCCGAGCATCATCGGCCCGCCACCAAGCGGGCCGAATTTTGGCAAGAGAAGGTCGAGGGGAACCGAGCCCGCGACGCCGACACGAACGCGGCGCTGAACGCGCAGGGTTGGACCGTCGTACGGGTCTGGGAACACGAGGATGCCGAGGTGGCGGCCGAGCGGATCAACCTAGTTGTGAGAGAGCGGGCGGGCGGCGCCTAACGTTCTCCCCTTGGCCATCCCAAGGCGGGCTGTAGAGGAGCCTGCCTGAGTGGTCGCGTGCTGACCGGACTTGACCCCTGATGTCAGTGCTGTGCGGTATCTCTTAGTGGAGCTGGATGAACTGGGGTCCTTTCAGCAACACTTCAGAAGGGAGCAGCGCTTTGTCGACTGACACCACAGGGGACCTGTTCGAGGAGATCGACCTCACGCCATCTCCGCAACTGCTGGAGGCATTGGGAGACATCCCCTACAAGCCGTGGCAGTGTCTGGCGGAGCTGATCGACAACTCCTTCGACGACTTCCTGACGGACCCGGACCGGAGCGAGGCGCAGGAGGTCTGGATCACTCTGCCGAAGCCCACTGACGACGACCCGATCGTCGGTCTGCTCGATAACGGGCGGGGTATGAGCCCAGAGATGCTGCAGAGCGCGCTGAAGGCTGGCTATAGCGGCAAAAGGCGATATGGCAGTCTAGGGCTGTTTGGCATGGGCTTCAACATCGCCACGGCCCGTCTGGGCCACCACACTGAGGTGCGGACCACAAGGGCAGGCGACCCAGACTGGCTTATCGTGGAGATCGACCTGCGCCGCCTCGCACAGAACGACAGTTTCAGGACACCTCTCCGGCGGGAGCCCAAGCGAGACGTCTCCGATCATGGCACCGAAGTGATCGTCCGCCGTCTGCGCACCGAGATCGCCGAGGACCTCAAGAAGGCCAATCGGCATGCTTCGGTCCGAGCTGATCTCGGTCGCGTCTACTCGTACCTGTTGCGCGGCGAGAACCCGATTCCCGGTGTTCCGGACGGCCCGATGGCGGGGCGCGGCTTTCGGCTGAAGGTGAACGGAAAGACCGTCTCGCCCAGGCTGCCCTGCGTCTGGTCGGCGTCGCGCACGGTGACCAAGGAGGGGAGGGAGATCGCCGCTGTCCGGTCCGTCGACATTGCGCTGGCGTCGGCGCTGGCGTGCATGAAGTGTGGCCACTGGCAGAGCCCGGACCTTGCCCTGGACCGGTGTGCGGAGTGCGACGGCGACGACATGCAGCTGCGCGAGCGGCGCATCCACGGCTGGTTCGGGGTTCAGCGTTACCTGGACGAGAGTGACTACGGAATCGACTTCCTGCGCAATGGCAGGAAGATCCGGATTGGAGACCGCTCCCTGTTCTCCTGGGAGAACCCGAACGACGGGACTCAAGTCCCGGAATACCCAGTGGATATCCCCGCCACTCAGGGCCGCATCGTAGGCGAGGTTCACCTCGATCACGTCCCGGTGGGTTACCAGAAGACCGACTTCAACCGGGAGAGTCGCGACTGGCGTCACGCTGTTTTCGCGTTGCGTGGCGAGGGGCCGATGCGCCCAAAGAAAGCCAAGACGCTGGGGTACGCGTTGAACGCCTCGCCCCTCGGAGAGATTTTCAAGGGATACCAGGAAAACCGCCCGGGTGCTGGTTGCCTGATTCCCGGAAATGGCAGCACGGCCATCCACGAGACGGCTCGGGATTGGGGCGCGAAGTTCCACTCTGGAAAGCATCCGGAGTTCCTCTCGGATGAGATCTGGTACCAGGCGGTGCTGGCTCACGATGACAACCGAGGCAATGGAGGGGCAACTACGCGGCCGACTGGCAATGGTGGAGCCGACGGGCCTTCGTTGACCGGGCGGACCGGACTGACACCTCTGGGGGGCGCGCCGGCCGGCAGCTCCGACCAGACCGGCACGGCGCCCACACCGACACCCATCTCGACACCTGAGCCCGAGCCGGTGGAGACAGAGGAGCAACGCTTCGAGCGTTACCGCACTGACGCCCGTCAGATCTTTGACCTGACGGGTGAGGTGACGTTGCCGCGACTTGGCCGTAAAGCCGTGACGGTCTACGAGACGAGCGCGCCCTTGCTGGACGATCGCGAACGGCCGGTCCCCTCGCTGGCCCGTCTGGGGAAGGGCGTAAATCTGGAGGTGTTCGTCTACGGTGAGCACCTCGTATTCCGCGAGTATGGACGCGATCCGCGCGATTACGCGTTGATGGAGATCGCACAGACCTTGCACGCTTTCGAACCGGACGGGCAGAAGGTGACAGCGGTCGCGGCTGAGGTCACACGACAGTTTCCTGACCAACGGGTCACTGAGTCAGCGCTAAGGGACCGGGCTGGCTCAGTGTTGGGCCGAGTACGCGAGCTGATGACGCCCATCGTCGTGCCAATGGCCAACGAACTCTGGGAGGCCGTGCCAGAGGTTGTCAGGCTGCGTGCTGAGCGCGATGCAGGGCGAGCCGACGCGTCTCTGGACTGGCCCACCGTCGTCAAGGACGGGGCTTTCGTGGCTCACTTGGACGCTGCCGGGATCGCGGCTGTTGTCCGGATGCGTCCGGCCGCCTTCCTGGACGGAGCGGTGTTCACGACGTCCTGGAGTGGCTGGTCGGACACTGCGGTCAAGGACAGGCAGGTGGCGCAGACCGTGCGTC from Streptomyces tsukubensis encodes:
- a CDS encoding ATP-binding protein codes for the protein MSTDTTGDLFEEIDLTPSPQLLEALGDIPYKPWQCLAELIDNSFDDFLTDPDRSEAQEVWITLPKPTDDDPIVGLLDNGRGMSPEMLQSALKAGYSGKRRYGSLGLFGMGFNIATARLGHHTEVRTTRAGDPDWLIVEIDLRRLAQNDSFRTPLRREPKRDVSDHGTEVIVRRLRTEIAEDLKKANRHASVRADLGRVYSYLLRGENPIPGVPDGPMAGRGFRLKVNGKTVSPRLPCVWSASRTVTKEGREIAAVRSVDIALASALACMKCGHWQSPDLALDRCAECDGDDMQLRERRIHGWFGVQRYLDESDYGIDFLRNGRKIRIGDRSLFSWENPNDGTQVPEYPVDIPATQGRIVGEVHLDHVPVGYQKTDFNRESRDWRHAVFALRGEGPMRPKKAKTLGYALNASPLGEIFKGYQENRPGAGCLIPGNGSTAIHETARDWGAKFHSGKHPEFLSDEIWYQAVLAHDDNRGNGGATTRPTGNGGADGPSLTGRTGLTPLGGAPAGSSDQTGTAPTPTPISTPEPEPVETEEQRFERYRTDARQIFDLTGEVTLPRLGRKAVTVYETSAPLLDDRERPVPSLARLGKGVNLEVFVYGEHLVFREYGRDPRDYALMEIAQTLHAFEPDGQKVTAVAAEVTRQFPDQRVTESALRDRAGSVLGRVRELMTPIVVPMANELWEAVPEVVRLRAERDAGRADASLDWPTVVKDGAFVAHLDAAGIAAVVRMRPAAFLDGAVFTTSWSGWSDTAVKDRQVAQTVRPLEVVSEFLTDPGAKTRLELSLARITFDMLEQSVAGPV
- a CDS encoding DNA cytosine methyltransferase yields the protein MSELRQECQEVGTCVELFAGGGGLAMAVHTAGFRPLLVNEYAKRACESLRINPPDPNRPDERWPLVPGDVRDVDYGKHITGEVDVLAGGPPCQPFSLGGAHKGVEDERNMFPEMFRAIRELSPKAVICENVRGLLRPSFKPYFKYILNEMRLPFEKRSEEASWEDHNEILEKLIANEDVEPSKRYFVREMEVNAADYGVPQIRNRVIIVAFRADLNVNWGAFMPKETHSEESMIHSMREGGSYWTERHKEVPPEVRKRVIANLPKLNYEDPKVKQKLTLTPWRTLRDAIVGIDENEGRPLPYVTAEAVKNKFEIGGIRDHIGWPGARTYAGHTPNVLDRPAKTVKAGVHGVPGGESVMQLDDVDFVNDGGGTGYRYMTVREAARVMTFPDHVVLDGPRGEKMRQLGNAVPVKLGAVFSQAVAEALKSVGALKDPEKRK
- a CDS encoding very short patch repair endonuclease: MARAAGYVSVETVPPNSWASSPASRAVMSANKGRDTKPERLLRSALHRKGLRYRVSARPIADLRRTADVVFTKTRVAVFVDGCFWHGCPEHHRPATKRAEFWQEKVEGNRARDADTNAALNAQGWTVVRVWEHEDAEVAAERINLVVRERAGGA